From the genome of Hyphobacterium sp. CCMP332:
CGGCCGACCATTATGTCGAAAACTGGAAGCGTCACAAAGCGGGACTGACGGAAATTCCGGGTTGAGGCCAGGGCGGTGTGCCCCGAAACAGCACATCAAATTTCCAAAGCACCTGACTTCAGACAGGGAACCACAACCGGAACCTACACGAAACCACACTGGACCATCGGGGAAGTTGCGAAAAAGCGGCGCCGTATCCACGCGCCATGGTGAGGATTAACCGGCGTCGCCGCCGCGCCACAATTCACGGACTTTTGCGTCGGCATCGCTGGCGAAATTGAACCAGGCGGAGCGGTCGCGGCTGGCATCGACCACGAAGAGCTTGTCGTCCCGGTCCAGCAGGTGGGAGAGGTCATTGCGCAAAGCGGACGCCGTCGTACGTGCACGCACAAGCCATACGCCCGGCACAATATCAACAGCGTCACCATACCTGCGCAACACAGAGGCAACCGCCTCGCCAACACCGGAATTGACTTCGGTAATGACCAGCAGATTGGCGGGATCTTCGGTTTCTGCCGCGGCCTGCGAGACCTTGCGGCTGTCCTCGATCCAGCTCGCGAGAATCTCGACATCAGCGGCCGGCTTCCAGGTGCCATCGCGTTCCACGCTGACCAGCGTGTAGTCCGCCACACGTCCTTCGGAGACATAGCCACGCATTTGCGGAGAGGTGTAGGGGCCATAGACCCGTCCATCCACCTTCACAAACCACGTTCTCGCCTGTCCGGCATCCACACTCATAATACGCGCCATTCTGATACGATTACCTATTCTGACCCCTTTAAGGGGCAAGAATGAGGCCAGTCCTGATATCAGGCAGCGTTGGCGTTTTCACCTGAAGGCGGCATGAATGCGACAGCAAAGCCGCCATCCCAGATGCGCGCGACCGTGCCGCGCATCTCTCCAACACGGACTTCTTCATTTATCCGCGGGCGTTCAAGGCATGAGAAAGCTGCG
Proteins encoded in this window:
- a CDS encoding DUF4339 domain-containing protein, which translates into the protein MSVDAGQARTWFVKVDGRVYGPYTSPQMRGYVSEGRVADYTLVSVERDGTWKPAADVEILASWIEDSRKVSQAAAETEDPANLLVITEVNSGVGEAVASVLRRYGDAVDIVPGVWLVRARTTASALRNDLSHLLDRDDKLFVVDASRDRSAWFNFASDADAKVRELWRGGDAG